A single genomic interval of Heteronotia binoei isolate CCM8104 ecotype False Entrance Well chromosome 11, APGP_CSIRO_Hbin_v1, whole genome shotgun sequence harbors:
- the LOC132579201 gene encoding LOW QUALITY PROTEIN: E3 ubiquitin-protein ligase rififylin-like (The sequence of the model RefSeq protein was modified relative to this genomic sequence to represent the inferred CDS: deleted 1 base in 1 codon), whose amino-acid sequence MDPCRLYHLTMWAASCSWSCLNGLPEEMQAHPQQGTRTQAYSNAGYSSFSSPTGSEQSCKACGVHFNNSSLKHICLDCKKNFCPDCSHQPESGPCLCLLCERFHATNFQREELIKMKVKDLRDYLELREISTEMCREKDELVFLIIGQQHPVPQGDRTTWATLFTADSTVTQPDFEAVPQTRLPTLPTSMDVSPALDSPDLSLESEEAAPPQANGRVPPSQEDMAEVENAAEALTEEEEPQSTDSEDTLVLGRRASLSDLTSVQDIDALSVRQLKEILARDSVDYSGCCEKWELLERATRLYKEKGLQQLVCGTDAPNATSSNAALPGWEENLCKVCMDSAIDCVLLECGHMATCTQCGKQMNECPICRRDVVRAVHVFRS is encoded by the exons ATGGACCCTTGCCGGCTGTACCATTTGACTATGTGGGCAGCTTCCTGCAGCTGGTCATGCCTCAATGGACTACCAGAAGAGATGCAGGCCCACCCTCAGCAGGGGACTCGCACGCAGGCCTACTCCAACGCCGGCTACAGTTCCTTCTCTTCTCCCACAGGTTCTGAGCAGAGCTGTAAGGCTTGTGGGGTGCACTTCAACAACTCCTCCCTGAAGCACATCTGCTTGGACTGTAAAAAGAATTTCTGCCCAGACTGTTCGCATCAGCCCGAAAGTGGCCCCTGCCTTTGCCTCCTCTGCGAGCGGTTCCACGCCACGAACTTCCAGCGGGAGGAGCTGATCAAGATGAAG GTGAAGGACTTGCGGGACTACCTGGAGCTCCGGGAGATCTCCACAGAGATGTGTCGCGAGAAGGACGAGCTGGTGTTTCTGATCATCGGCCAGCAGCACCCCGTCCCCCAAGGGGACag gactacttGGGCCACGCTGTTTACGGCGGACTCCACTGTGACGCAGCCGGACTTTGAGGCTGTGCCGCAAACCAGGTTGCCG ACCCTACCTACCTCAATGGATGTCTCTCCAGCGTTGGACTCGCCAGATCTGTCCTTGGAGTCAGAGGAGGCCGCCCCCCCCCAGGCAAATGGGCGTGTGCCACCAAGCCAAGAAGACATGGCGGAAGTCGAGAACGCAGCCGAAGCACtgactgaggaggaggagccgcAGTCCACCGACTCGGAGGATACCTTGGTTTTGGGACGCAGGGCCTCGCTCTCGGACCTGACGAGCGTGCAGGACATTGACGCCCTCTCGGTGCGGCAGCTGAAGGAAATCCTCGCTCGCGACTCCGTGGATTATAGCGGCTGTTGCGAGAAGTGGGAGCTGCTGGAGAGGGCGACCCGCCTGTACAAAGAGAAGGGCCTTCAGCAGCTGGTTTGCGGCACAGACGCTCCAAACGCTACATCCAGTAATGCCGCGCTCCCCGGCTGGGAAGAGAACCTCTGCAAAGTCTGCATGGACTCGGCCATCGACTGTGTCCTCCTGGAGTGCGGTCACATGGCGACCTGCACGCAGTGCGGAAAGCAGATGAACGAGTGCCCCATTTGCCGGCGGGACGTGGTCAGGGCCGTCCACGTCTTCAGGTCTTAA